The genomic region ATCTAGTCCTTCTTTTAATCCCGGATTTTTTGGTGCTACCTTTCTATTCTCTTTTACTACCGTCAACCTCAATCTTTAACTTAGCCATAATTTGGGAAACACGTTTTCTAAATATGAAAATCCGATAGCTGACTGTAAGCACGTGATCATTAATTGGCCAATCACGATTCAATTTTGCCTGTAAAAATTGGTGACGCCCCTTGTAACAGGCCCCAGAGGCTTTGCAGGAAGGTCGCTATACAGGGTTCAGTATGTTAGGTAGTACAGGTATGTCACAGTTGATGTGCCTAGGTACATCATAAGGCGtatgaggttaaaaaaaaaaaaaaaagagagagacacatTTAGGGTCTGCAGAACAAAAGTGGAGTCATAAGATTggttcagtattttaaaatgaatgttcctttactgagggggtgtggtggggcagcgggttggactgggtcctgctctctggtgggtctggggttcgagtcctacttggggtgccttgtggcggactggtgtcccgtcctgggtgtgtcccctccccctccggccttatgccctgtgttgccaggtaggctccggttccctgcgaccccgtatgggacaggtgtgtgtgtgtgtgtgtgtgttcctttacTTAACAGACACCCTTTTTCAAATTCTTTGTTACAGTCAAGAGTTCACAGCATGGTGTATGGGACACAGGAACTTGTTACTCTGATCTCATCACAGCTGGATGTAGGCCAATGTGCTGTGAGCACAATTACATTTGGTACCTAAAAGCTCCTAAAAACATTATGGATTCGGCCTTAACACAGCTACGGAAAAAACATTCCAAAAAATTAACATAGAATAAAATGAAGTTAAAATAGCACCTCTGTTGCAGCAGAACGCGCAGGACCCTCATCATAATTCCTTTTATATTATCTTTACTTAAAGGGAGCAGTAATATGAAGAACCATTGTAGTCTTCAATGTATGAGAACCTGGACTAACAAAAATGGCTAGATCACAGATTTCTTGGGTAGGACTGCATCTTTAAGAAGCACATAATCTGTGATACAGGTGGGCATGTAGGACAGCGGGAGCCAGAAAAACTTGGCATCCCACCCAGGCGAGTAGCGGGTGCGAGGATGGAGAGCGGCAATGGCATGTTCCATGCAGCTGACCACCTTCATCAGGTCCCTGTCTGGGAGCTTCGTAAGCTTTTCCTTCATCATTGCAGTGACTGGAAGACAGAAAATACATGCAACTATTACCAGGGTATGCAAAATGAAGGTAAATGTCAAAACAGAAAGTATTACAAGATACATCCAGTAGTGCAAATAAAACTATCATCTGCAAACAAAGAATGTggacaaaacaacagaaaaacttAACAGTATTTTAATATCAAGGACCTAATAAACAGTAGGGCACTTTCTATTCTTTCTATTTTCTATGGGTCCGTCTATCCCTGACACTGCAGTTTGACCCGCTGTTCCCTTTTTCTGATACAGTTTGTTCTATTCTGAAAAACTTCAAACCTTTTTACAACGTTGTCATACAAGTCTTACAAGTCGTGAACTGTGTGTAATGAGAAACAATAtcattcttcaagaagaaaactTCCACTTGTGAGGAATGAAGAAGGTTGAAATTTACTCTACACTGTGCTCCACAACAGTTCAGTGATCTGGTAGCAAGACAGACCATTGAACGCATTTGATTTCATCCTGGTCTTGAAGAGCATTATCATTGTAgaatatgggaacatcatgagggaACAGTTTTTCACAccatagggtgcacctggttCTGTAAAATGGTCTCATATTCCTTGGATGTTCTACAACTATGCAGAGCAATCATCGGCCCTATTGACTCTCATTAGATGGCTGCTCATATCAGTACAGATCCTCCGCCATGTTTAACAGTTGGAAACTGACATTTGAGGTTGAAGGAACCCTTTAACTTTCTTCAAATGTAAACCTGTCTGGATGTTAGAAATAGGGTGAAAGACTATAACTTTTTTCCCATTGCTCTGAGGTCCAGGTTTTGCACTCCTTTCACCAGGTTATGCGTTTTTATATGCTGGTCTTGggtacaagtggtttctgaatgGCAGCCCTgcaaaaaatgtctgctttggGAAGCTCACaatatacagtttttgttgagactgggtcacagaggAGCTGATGCAATccaatttttgaggctgtattTCTGTGGCACTCAGGAACTATCCTATGAAGTGTCCATCTATCCCTGACACTGCAGTTCGACCTGCTGGTCCTTTTTTCAGATACAGTTTGTTCATCTTAGCCATATGCTGCCAATACTTTTGAGACTGTtcccctcaacacacacacacacgctttctaaaccgcttgtcccatacagggtcacggggaaccagagcctaacccagcaactcagggcgtaaggctggaggaggaggggacacacccaggacgggacgccagcccgtcacaaggcaccccaagtgggactcgaaccccagacccagtagagagcaggacccggtccaacccactgcgccaccatgcccccttccCTTCAACCCATTAACTGACTTTGCAGTTTCTGTGACTGATGCACCCGCAATTTGAGCACTGACAATTGACCCCTTTGGATCTCTGTTAGTTGCCTTATGTTGCTTGGAAATCTCACATTTCAAAGTTTTAACTGTTATACCTCTGTTATAGCTGGCAGACACTGCTTACCCACAAGTCCAATATTACCTTTGCATCTGTGTTTGTTAGCTCAAAGATGACCTCCCTTTTATTGTATCCTAGCCATTATTTTGTTCACCCACTCTGTGTAACTGCATCACTGGAATACTAATAGTGGCTTATACTACATTTgccttaaatttacatttattcatttagtagatgtgtagggggtgcggtggtgcaccaggtttggcctgggcctgctccctggtgggtttagggttcaagtcccaataGGGGTggcttgtgacagactggagtcctgtcctgggtgagtccccccctccagcctcgcaccctgtgttgcagggtttaACTCTGGTtgaccgtgaccccacttgggaaaagctgtgtgtgtgtgtgttggctagAAGTGAAAGTACCAAGGAAGAGAATCCAGAATAAAACAGCTATAGCAACTACAACGGCAAATACATTTTGAACCTATTACTAAAAACAGTTATGTAAGTTATGAATTTAGTCATGAATCATGCCCAGAGTACAAATGGAGAATCTGAATGCCTCTGCTCAAAGTACAAACAGTGAAAAAGAGGATCTGAGTGTCTGCAGCTGGTGATATTAAGTAAGTACAATTGTGTAATACTTGCTCTAGAAAATAAAGATAAAGAATTCCATACTTGGGTATAACAAGAACTTTGAGCAGTTTAACAACCATTAAACTCACTTTAGTCTTACAAGAACATGCTTTTGTAACCAACACTGAGAGCATATCGCTTGTCCTCTAAGTCTTGCGTAAGTAACCTAACCGAATCCAGAGTGCACATTACCTTTGTCCGGATAATCATTTCCATATTCCTCTTTGGTTTCCTGAGGCAATTTCTCCCACACTTTCCTAGTACCCCTTAACACAAGTTCAGTGTCGGTCACAGCGGTTTTGAAAAAGCCAGGTTCAATGCAGAGGACTTTGACTCCAAAAGGTGCCATGTTCCTCCTGAAAAGATAAAGTACGCGTGTTTTTATGTTCGGTACCCTTTGAACAAGCAAAATTTCTAAGCAATGATGATTATCACAGCTCAGTCAAAACCTACCGGAGGGAGTCGTTAAAAGCTTCCACACCATATTTGGAGATGCAGTAGGGGCCACCAAATGGACTTATCCTCCCAAACACACTGGCGACATTTACCACCCGGCCCCTGGCTTTCTTGATGAGAGGGAGCACGCTTAGCGTTACGGCAATGACCCCACTGAGGTTCACATCCAGCATGGACTTGTAGTCCTCAATGGTCAGCCAGTCACAGGGTGCAGATGGCACAGAAACCCCAGCATTGTTCACCACAGCCCATAGGCCTGTGAAGAAGGGGCAGAAAAAGCAACAGTGAATTTTTCTGGTGAATTAAGCTGACATAATAAGGcatgtttttcagaaatgtgatGAAATTCAAATAAAGCACTGAAATTCAAATGGATGAAAATGCACTCTATTTACGGTTGCCTTGAAGTCAAGGATCAATAGATGCTGGTTCCATTTAAATGACTATTGGTGACGCTTGGTTATTCATACCAGAAAAATCAAACCGTCTTACTTCCAATATAGTAGCCAACTGAAAACACTTAATTACTCGTATCAGTAACTGACACTACACTATACGTACCAGCAGAGATTTTAGATGGTGCTTTGAAATATAGAGGACAGAATATTTCTGCTTAGGTTATGGTAAGGACAAAAATAGACATTATGCActgctttaattaaaatatgaaggATTGACTGAGGACAGTACTGCTTTGTACTACATCTAACACACCTAATATGAAATACTTAGATGAACATAAATAGAGCCCTGGCTTAGCTCACCTTTCTCCCCAACCTTGGCCTTTAtaaaagctgctgctttttcaaCACTCTCCTGTTGGGTGACATCCAGGTGGATGGTGGACAGCCTTTCAGAGCATGTCTTTTTCAAGTCTTCTTCCCCCTTTTCCGTGAAACAGGAGGCAATCACGCGGAATCCCTGCTTGTCCAGATGCTTCGCGAGCAAGTTCCCGAAACCAGAGTCACACCCGGTGATGTACACATATTTGTCCGACATATTAGGGACTCGTTTGATCTCTCTGTACCACCGATACAGAAATAAGAAAGCCACCAGGCCCAGGAGGTACAGAAacatttctagaaaaaaaaggGTTAATTTGATGTTTCATTGTTAATGCACTGCATTCTGCATGTCTGCTGTACAGAAATGATGT from Scleropages formosus chromosome 12, fSclFor1.1, whole genome shotgun sequence harbors:
- the dhrs9 gene encoding dehydrogenase/reductase SDR family member 9, with translation MFLYLLGLVAFLFLYRWYREIKRVPNMSDKYVYITGCDSGFGNLLAKHLDKQGFRVIASCFTEKGEEDLKKTCSERLSTIHLDVTQQESVEKAAAFIKAKVGEKGLWAVVNNAGVSVPSAPCDWLTIEDYKSMLDVNLSGVIAVTLSVLPLIKKARGRVVNVASVFGRISPFGGPYCISKYGVEAFNDSLRRNMAPFGVKVLCIEPGFFKTAVTDTELVLRGTRKVWEKLPQETKEEYGNDYPDKVTAMMKEKLTKLPDRDLMKVVSCMEHAIAALHPRTRYSPGWDAKFFWLPLSYMPTCITDYVLLKDAVLPKKSVI